From the genome of Gemmatimonadota bacterium, one region includes:
- a CDS encoding phosphatidylglycerophosphatase A yields MRALITLLSTGCYVGYTPHAPGTAGSVLGLGLVWALTGPLGLSLPYYLLVTVLFFVLGVWVSSRAEPLFGHDGPRIVIDEIAGVLIVFAGMPFDLLTVIAGFVLFRVLDIWKPFPCDRVQRLPGGLGVMMDDVVAAVYAHLLLRIITGFLS; encoded by the coding sequence ATGCGCGCTTTGATCACCTTGCTGTCGACCGGATGTTATGTCGGCTACACGCCCCACGCGCCCGGCACGGCGGGCAGCGTTCTGGGGCTGGGGCTGGTCTGGGCGCTGACCGGTCCGCTCGGGCTGAGCTTGCCCTATTACCTGCTGGTCACCGTGCTCTTTTTCGTCCTCGGCGTCTGGGTATCAAGCCGGGCGGAACCCCTCTTCGGCCACGACGGGCCCAGGATCGTCATCGATGAAATCGCCGGCGTCCTGATCGTCTTCGCCGGCATGCCCTTCGACCTGTTGACCGTGATCGCGGGGTTCGTCCTGTTTCGCGTCCTGGATATCTGGAAACCCTTTCCCTGCGACCGGGTGCAGCGCCTACCCGGTGGGCTGGGGGTCATGATGGACGATGTCGTGGCCGCGGTCTACGCCCATCTCCTCCTGCGGATCATAACGGGGTTCTTGTCATGA
- the thpR gene encoding RNA 2',3'-cyclic phosphodiesterase: MRTFIAVEVPDSARDRIAQLINHLKSTGTDIKWVEPDNIHVTLKFLGNIETDQPAVIRDGLGAALDSAGAFDLKLGRIGAFPDMNRPRVFWISIEEGRSELVAMQQRIENELHARGFVREERPFSPHLTIGRVRSPRGLAKLTDLIGDMAFETEPFTVKRAAVVKSDLKPDGPLYTVIDHVELD; encoded by the coding sequence ATGCGTACGTTCATCGCCGTGGAAGTCCCGGATTCCGCCAGGGACCGGATCGCACAACTGATCAATCACCTTAAGTCGACGGGCACCGACATCAAGTGGGTCGAACCGGACAACATCCACGTCACGCTGAAGTTCCTCGGCAACATCGAGACGGACCAGCCGGCGGTCATTCGCGATGGGCTGGGCGCGGCGCTCGATTCGGCGGGCGCCTTCGACCTGAAGCTGGGACGCATCGGCGCGTTCCCGGATATGAACCGCCCGCGCGTCTTCTGGATTTCGATCGAAGAAGGACGGAGCGAACTGGTCGCCATGCAGCAGCGCATCGAGAACGAACTGCACGCCCGCGGCTTCGTTCGGGAGGAAAGGCCCTTTTCGCCGCACCTGACCATCGGCCGGGTACGATCGCCGCGGGGCCTGGCCAAGCTGACGGATCTGATCGGGGACATGGCCTTCGAGACGGAACCGTTTACGGTGAAACGCGCGGCCGTGGTGAAGAGCGACCTGAAACCCGACGGGCCGTTGTACACGGTCATCGATCATGTCGAACTGGATTGA
- the pgsA gene encoding CDP-diacylglycerol--glycerol-3-phosphate 3-phosphatidyltransferase, producing MNLPNKLTIFRIILSPIFMVFFLVDTLYTRYIALVIFMIAALTDLYDGYLARKTGVITSFGKFMDPLADKILTSTALICFASLGYIYTWMVLVIIGRDFIVTGLRCIAAYRGLLILPTQVAKWKTASQMVVIVIILLYINVQTTMIAFGQWNGEFDDIAWWVLNGMVFVSMVLTVSSGLDYVVKNRSIFTSLLR from the coding sequence ATGAACCTGCCCAACAAGCTGACCATATTCCGCATCATCCTGAGTCCCATCTTCATGGTCTTCTTCTTGGTAGATACATTGTATACACGATATATCGCGCTGGTCATCTTCATGATCGCGGCGCTGACGGACCTCTACGACGGCTACCTGGCGCGCAAGACCGGGGTGATCACCAGTTTCGGCAAGTTCATGGACCCTCTCGCGGACAAGATCCTCACGTCCACCGCGCTGATCTGCTTCGCGTCCCTCGGTTACATCTATACGTGGATGGTCCTGGTCATCATCGGAAGGGACTTCATCGTGACCGGCCTGCGGTGTATCGCGGCGTACCGTGGCCTGCTCATCCTGCCGACCCAGGTGGCCAAGTGGAAGACCGCCTCGCAGATGGTGGTCATCGTGATCATCCTGCTCTATATCAACGTCCAGACGACCATGATCGCCTTCGGCCAGTGGAACGGGGAATTCGATGATATCGCCTGGTGGGTCCTCAACGGCATGGTCTTCGTCTCCATGGTGCTCACGGTCAGTTCCGGCCTGGATTACGTGGTCAAGAACCGGTCCATATTCACCAGTCTGCTGAGGTAG
- the recR gene encoding recombination protein RecR, with translation MVRKYSSEALAILVDELSRLPNIGRVTAQRLAFHILKGPAERAFSLSDAIRAVKEKVRYCSVCWNITESATCEICHDARRKPETICVVEEPRDVITLESTGEYRGLYHVLHGALSPLDNITPDDIRARELVDRMGDSVEEVIIATNPNIEGEATALYLSRLIKPLGVRVTRLARGLPMGGDLEYADEVTLARALEGRTEL, from the coding sequence ATGGTGCGCAAATACAGTTCCGAGGCCCTGGCAATCCTGGTGGACGAGTTGAGCCGCCTGCCCAACATCGGCAGGGTGACGGCCCAGCGGCTGGCCTTCCATATACTGAAGGGGCCCGCCGAACGCGCCTTTTCGTTGTCCGACGCCATCCGCGCGGTGAAGGAGAAGGTCCGGTACTGCAGCGTGTGCTGGAACATCACCGAGTCCGCAACGTGTGAGATCTGTCACGACGCCCGGCGTAAACCGGAGACCATCTGCGTGGTGGAAGAGCCCCGCGATGTGATCACGCTCGAAAGCACGGGAGAATACCGCGGCCTGTACCACGTGCTCCACGGCGCGCTTTCGCCCCTCGACAACATCACTCCGGACGACATACGCGCCCGGGAGCTCGTGGACAGGATGGGCGATTCGGTGGAAGAGGTCATCATCGCGACCAATCCCAATATCGAGGGAGAAGCCACCGCGCTCTACCTCAGCCGCCTGATTAAGCCCCTGGGCGTGCGGGTTACCCGTCTCGCCAGGGGTCTTCCCATGGGCGGCGACCTGGAGTACGCCGACGAAGTGACCCTCGCCCGCGCCCTGGAAGGCCGCACGGAGTTGTAA
- the dnaX gene encoding DNA polymerase III subunit gamma/tau, with protein MEGWALAYEVTARKWRPQEFDGVIGQEHVTTTLKNAIQAGQIAHAYLFAGPRGVGKTTTARILAKALNCVDGPTVTPCNVCTFCREISEGRSVDVLEIDGASNNRVEQVRTHLLESVKYTPSQGKHKIYIIDEVHMLTKEAFNALLKTLEEPPAHVYFIFATTDPRKVIPTVLSRCQRFDFRRISGPTIVDHLAMISEKSGYDVQREALALIARRVDGSMRDAESLLDQVVAFGGEALTAGEAAEVLGIVDQDVYFELLDIVAEQDVPKGLELVDRIFGQGHDLEEIVLGILEHLRNLLVVKAAPEAEVLIGDAALALDRFREQAGRFETEDLLRLSQLATQMEQSVKTSALPRVQLETGVVRMIRIARSVQLTDVMARLSEMARRVETEEGGAEEGGAGDGGEASGTEVSGTEAPETPSSQTVDSTAGTAPAPSPAPDANADQSSATSTEPSTVTELPAASSESSPESTESAAASTESSAATPTSPKLDLREARNRWPAIVDEITRQRNGLGILLAEAVLSDCSLPDDAGPEAPFRLTLRFESGHVFHMQQMEKRENKSLIQSESTRVLGIPVRIECEIDESAAAYVTKPKTDDAGAEMTGGGGSTAAEITTQKTDDAAASMSGDDDPADDAGADDAGAGLDEYPGSAEEIVSETPDTTTAGKTGGQAANTRAGAAKDPAVRKIVEAFDGQIVTD; from the coding sequence ATGGAGGGTTGGGCATTGGCCTACGAAGTCACCGCCCGAAAATGGCGCCCCCAGGAATTCGACGGCGTGATCGGGCAGGAACACGTAACCACCACGCTGAAAAACGCCATTCAGGCGGGCCAGATCGCCCATGCCTACCTCTTCGCCGGACCCCGCGGCGTGGGCAAGACGACCACGGCCCGCATCCTGGCCAAGGCCCTGAACTGCGTCGACGGTCCCACGGTGACGCCCTGCAACGTCTGCACGTTCTGCCGGGAAATCTCGGAAGGACGCAGCGTCGACGTGCTGGAAATCGACGGCGCGTCCAACAACCGGGTCGAACAGGTCCGGACGCATCTGCTCGAGAGCGTCAAGTACACGCCCAGCCAGGGCAAGCACAAGATCTACATCATCGATGAAGTGCACATGCTGACCAAGGAGGCCTTCAACGCCCTGTTGAAGACGCTTGAAGAGCCCCCTGCCCACGTGTACTTCATCTTCGCGACGACGGACCCCCGGAAGGTAATCCCCACCGTGCTCTCCCGGTGCCAGCGCTTCGACTTCAGGCGCATATCGGGGCCCACCATCGTGGATCACCTGGCCATGATCAGCGAGAAGAGCGGGTACGACGTCCAGCGCGAGGCCCTCGCCCTCATCGCGCGCCGGGTGGACGGCAGCATGCGGGACGCCGAAAGCCTGCTGGACCAGGTCGTCGCCTTCGGCGGCGAGGCGCTGACCGCCGGCGAGGCGGCGGAGGTCCTGGGCATCGTGGACCAGGACGTCTACTTCGAGTTGCTGGACATCGTGGCGGAACAGGACGTGCCCAAAGGGCTGGAACTGGTCGACCGGATCTTCGGCCAGGGACACGATCTCGAGGAGATCGTCCTGGGCATCCTGGAACACCTGCGCAACCTGCTCGTCGTCAAGGCGGCGCCCGAAGCGGAAGTGCTGATCGGAGACGCCGCCCTCGCGTTGGACCGCTTCCGGGAACAGGCCGGACGATTCGAGACGGAAGACCTGCTCAGACTCTCGCAGCTGGCCACGCAGATGGAACAGTCGGTAAAGACCAGTGCGCTTCCCCGGGTGCAGCTCGAGACCGGTGTCGTGCGCATGATACGCATAGCCCGATCGGTGCAGTTGACCGACGTCATGGCCCGCCTGTCCGAAATGGCCCGGCGCGTGGAAACGGAAGAGGGAGGAGCGGAAGAGGGAGGAGCGGGAGACGGTGGAGAGGCTTCCGGGACAGAGGTTTCCGGCACTGAGGCTCCCGAAACCCCGTCCTCTCAGACTGTCGATTCAACGGCAGGCACCGCACCTGCGCCATCACCCGCACCAGACGCTAATGCGGACCAAAGCTCCGCGACATCCACTGAGCCATCGACGGTCACCGAGTTACCCGCGGCATCCTCCGAGTCATCGCCGGAGTCCACCGAGTCGGCGGCGGCATCCACCGAATCATCGGCGGCCACACCGACTTCCCCGAAACTGGATCTCCGCGAAGCCCGCAACCGATGGCCCGCCATCGTGGATGAGATCACCCGGCAAAGAAACGGCCTGGGCATCCTGTTGGCAGAAGCCGTGCTTTCGGACTGCTCGCTTCCCGATGACGCCGGTCCGGAAGCTCCCTTCAGGCTTACCCTGAGGTTCGAATCCGGCCATGTGTTTCATATGCAGCAGATGGAAAAACGTGAAAACAAATCGCTGATACAATCGGAAAGCACCAGGGTACTGGGCATACCGGTCCGGATCGAATGCGAGATCGACGAAAGCGCCGCGGCGTATGTCACCAAACCGAAAACCGATGACGCCGGTGCGGAAATGACAGGTGGAGGCGGAAGCACGGCGGCGGAAATCACCACACAGAAAACCGATGACGCAGCAGCGAGTATGTCCGGTGACGACGACCCGGCCGATGACGCCGGGGCCGATGACGCCGGGGCCGGTCTGGACGAATATCCCGGTTCGGCCGAAGAAATCGTCAGCGAAACACCGGACACCACTACGGCCGGCAAAACAGGCGGCCAGGCGGCAAACACCCGCGCGGGCGCCGCGAAGGATCCGGCCGTCCGGAAAATTGTGGAGGCCTTCGACGGCCAGATCGTGACGGACTGA
- the larA gene encoding nickel-dependent lactate racemase: MNITLDYHKSGLEVSVPDENLAAVLNMRETPPLDDPVTSTREALQRPVAGPPLAEIARGRRDACVVVSDITRPVPHDIILPPLLECLEQSGIRPADVTLLVATGLHAPMDEEQLRETLTGDVVDRYPVVNHVSRNGNEQADLGATSTGIPIRVDRRYVESDLKVLTGLIEAHFMAGYSGGRKLVAPGLVGVETIEHLHGPGILEHPNATTGVLDGNPLHEAALEIARRAGVDFILNVAMDEDRQITGVFAGELDRAHRQGVRHVDGMVVASVEEPVDIVVTSSAGYPLDTTFYQAVKGMVGVLDILKEDGSIVIAAGCADGIGSAEFEELLRKTTDIDAFIHWIQQPGVFTIDQWEIEELVKALKKGRVYLYTDGLSDDDVRDCLVEPVPSVEAGITRALKRHGAGATIAVVPRGPYVIPRVVPGQDAAG, from the coding sequence GTGAACATCACCCTCGACTACCATAAATCCGGCCTCGAGGTAAGCGTCCCGGACGAGAACCTGGCCGCTGTCCTCAATATGCGGGAGACGCCCCCGCTGGATGATCCGGTGACCTCGACCCGGGAGGCCCTGCAGCGGCCCGTGGCCGGTCCGCCCCTTGCGGAAATCGCCCGGGGCCGCCGCGACGCGTGCGTGGTCGTCTCCGACATAACGCGTCCCGTCCCCCACGACATTATCCTGCCGCCGCTCCTTGAATGCCTGGAGCAAAGCGGGATCAGACCGGCGGATGTCACCCTGCTGGTCGCCACGGGACTGCACGCCCCCATGGACGAGGAACAGCTTCGCGAGACCCTGACCGGCGACGTGGTGGACCGGTATCCCGTCGTCAACCACGTCTCCCGCAACGGGAACGAACAGGCCGACCTGGGCGCCACCAGCACAGGGATCCCTATCCGCGTGGACCGCAGATACGTGGAAAGCGACCTCAAGGTGCTGACCGGGCTGATCGAGGCGCACTTCATGGCCGGGTACTCGGGCGGACGCAAGCTGGTCGCGCCCGGACTCGTGGGCGTGGAGACGATCGAGCATCTTCACGGACCCGGTATCCTGGAGCATCCCAACGCCACGACGGGCGTGCTCGACGGCAACCCGCTCCACGAGGCCGCGCTGGAAATCGCCCGGCGGGCCGGGGTGGATTTCATCCTCAACGTGGCCATGGACGAAGACCGCCAGATCACCGGGGTGTTTGCCGGCGAGCTCGACCGGGCGCACCGGCAAGGCGTCCGCCACGTGGACGGCATGGTCGTGGCCTCCGTCGAAGAACCGGTGGACATCGTCGTGACCTCGTCGGCCGGCTATCCCCTGGACACCACCTTCTACCAGGCGGTGAAGGGCATGGTCGGCGTGCTCGACATCCTGAAAGAAGACGGTTCCATCGTCATCGCCGCGGGATGCGCCGACGGGATCGGAAGCGCGGAGTTCGAAGAACTGCTTCGGAAGACGACGGACATCGACGCCTTCATCCACTGGATTCAGCAACCGGGCGTGTTCACCATCGACCAGTGGGAGATCGAGGAACTGGTCAAGGCGCTTAAGAAGGGCCGGGTGTATCTTTACACGGACGGGCTGAGTGACGACGACGTCCGGGACTGCCTGGTCGAGCCGGTACCGTCCGTCGAGGCCGGCATTACACGGGCACTGAAGCGTCACGGCGCCGGCGCCACCATAGCGGTCGTTCCAAGAGGGCCTTATGTGATCCCCAGGGTAGTGCCCGGACAGGACGCAGCCGGTTAG
- a CDS encoding regulatory protein RecX, translating into MIMPTITDITPRGSGGRRERKVTIDGERILTITEETFLRFGLFDGQAMDPERLQEVELADGVSRAMTEAHRLIDHRMRTRRELAVKLKSRGRPDEVIDQVLDRLEHAGLIDDGRFAQLWIDERLRRRPAGLSLLRRELRQKGIDAEVVETALEESASGEGETERAYEVLRRQSHRYARLDRDAAHRRMVAFLGRRGFGQAVIYQVVHRVLDEIEEFRN; encoded by the coding sequence ATGATCATGCCGACCATAACGGATATCACGCCGCGGGGGAGCGGAGGGCGACGGGAACGCAAGGTCACGATCGACGGCGAGCGCATTCTGACGATCACCGAAGAGACCTTCCTCCGGTTCGGACTCTTCGACGGACAGGCGATGGACCCGGAGCGGCTGCAGGAAGTGGAACTGGCCGACGGCGTCTCCCGGGCCATGACGGAAGCCCACCGGCTCATCGACCACCGCATGCGTACGCGACGCGAGCTGGCGGTGAAGCTCAAGTCCAGGGGCCGGCCGGACGAGGTGATCGACCAGGTGCTGGACCGGCTGGAGCATGCGGGACTGATCGACGACGGGCGTTTCGCCCAGCTGTGGATCGACGAACGGCTTCGGAGAAGACCGGCCGGCCTGTCCCTGCTGCGCCGCGAGTTGCGTCAGAAGGGGATTGACGCCGAAGTCGTCGAAACCGCCCTCGAGGAAAGTGCATCCGGCGAGGGGGAGACCGAACGGGCCTACGAGGTGCTGCGCCGCCAGTCCCATCGATATGCCCGGCTCGACCGCGACGCGGCGCACCGCCGCATGGTCGCCTTCCTGGGCAGACGGGGGTTCGGGCAGGCCGTCATTTACCAGGTCGTCCATCGCGTACTGGACGAGATAGAGGAGTTCCGAAATTGA
- a CDS encoding NTP transferase domain-containing protein: MACAHRYGPEIRRGGSERATGRWGMIRKAVVPVAGLGTRMLPLTRSVPKEMLPLGRKPAIHHVVDELAAAGIERILFVTSSRKKAIEEYFVHGGPSDGAAKSPGGPSDGPPDARREPGNVDENGLPALNYSFVRQEVPAGNGDAVRLGEAFAGSDAFVVAWGDAVIRSTGKDSVLRRMMATHGKEDAACTIAVEHVPEDKVSRYGIVKPRYVSDAAFSIDDIVEKPPADSAPSRYAVSARYICGPGIFPALEATPRGTNGELWLADAIRGLLRAGNPGGLGGPGGDVGARGPAGPGGNVWCVPLGSADRRYDIGTPLTYWEAFADYAVEDETDGPAFRDLLRGRLNES, from the coding sequence ATGGCATGTGCTCACCGATACGGCCCGGAAATACGTCGAGGCGGTTCGGAACGCGCGACAGGAAGGTGGGGGATGATCCGCAAGGCCGTCGTGCCCGTCGCGGGCCTGGGCACGCGGATGCTGCCGCTTACGCGATCTGTCCCCAAGGAAATGTTGCCCCTCGGGCGCAAACCGGCCATTCACCACGTTGTGGATGAACTGGCGGCCGCGGGGATCGAGCGCATCCTCTTCGTGACCTCCAGCCGCAAAAAGGCGATCGAGGAATACTTCGTGCATGGTGGACCTTCGGACGGGGCGGCAAAATCGCCCGGCGGACCTTCCGATGGGCCGCCCGATGCACGGCGGGAGCCGGGTAACGTAGATGAGAACGGGCTGCCCGCACTGAACTATTCATTCGTGCGCCAGGAGGTTCCGGCCGGAAACGGCGACGCCGTGCGCCTGGGTGAGGCCTTTGCGGGATCGGACGCCTTCGTCGTGGCCTGGGGCGACGCTGTCATCCGGTCGACGGGGAAAGACAGCGTCCTGCGTCGCATGATGGCGACCCACGGGAAGGAAGACGCCGCGTGCACCATCGCGGTGGAGCACGTGCCCGAAGACAAGGTGTCGCGGTACGGTATCGTAAAGCCCAGGTACGTATCGGACGCGGCCTTCTCCATCGACGATATCGTGGAGAAACCGCCTGCGGATAGCGCACCCAGCCGTTACGCCGTATCGGCCCGATACATCTGTGGTCCCGGCATCTTCCCCGCGCTCGAGGCGACGCCGCGTGGAACAAACGGCGAACTCTGGCTCGCCGACGCCATCCGCGGCCTGCTAAGGGCGGGCAACCCAGGTGGCTTGGGCGGTCCGGGGGGCGACGTCGGCGCGCGCGGACCGGCCGGCCCCGGTGGAAATGTCTGGTGCGTACCCCTGGGGTCCGCCGACCGGCGCTACGACATCGGTACGCCTTTGACCTACTGGGAAGCCTTTGCCGATTACGCCGTGGAGGACGAGACCGACGGACCGGCTTTCCGCGATCTTCTCCGAGGGCGGTTGAACGAATCATGA
- a CDS encoding competence/damage-inducible protein A: MKSAAIITIGDELLYGSVVDTNAAYIGRRLTETGIEPVCSMTVGDEGPGIGRALETVCRQADVVLVTGGLGPTHDDVTKTVIAEAIGQDLVFHPEIMETVERMFTQRGMVMPESNRIQAYMPRHAEVLDNPVGTAPGFLVRHHDAAVFVMPGVPREMKKMLNEQVLPRLKDQGAGRVILHRWIRTTGIGESNLSQIIGDVIEAAEDVKIASLPQESGVNLRLTAEGRTGEEARRRIEAVETRMIDRAGEHIYGVDDDTLEEVVGRLLREADATVAIAESCTGGLVSSRMTDVPGSSDYLLEGVVSYSNAAKMARLEVPVSTIDRHGAVSEETAAAMAQGIRHTSGATYGLSTTGVAGPGGGTPEKPVGLVYLGLASADGVETRKLMLGPDRQVNKTRAALAALNLLRQALTHASGTNRVPGILNPQVT, encoded by the coding sequence ATGAAGTCCGCCGCGATCATCACGATCGGCGACGAACTGCTCTACGGTTCCGTGGTCGATACCAACGCCGCCTATATCGGCCGGCGCTTGACGGAAACGGGTATCGAGCCGGTCTGTTCCATGACCGTGGGCGACGAGGGACCAGGCATCGGCCGGGCCCTGGAAACCGTGTGCCGGCAGGCAGACGTGGTGCTCGTCACGGGCGGGCTCGGACCGACGCACGACGACGTGACCAAGACCGTCATCGCCGAGGCGATTGGACAGGACCTGGTCTTTCATCCCGAAATCATGGAGACCGTGGAGCGGATGTTCACCCAGCGGGGCATGGTCATGCCGGAATCGAACCGCATCCAGGCCTATATGCCCCGGCACGCCGAGGTGCTCGACAATCCCGTGGGGACGGCGCCCGGCTTCCTGGTACGCCACCACGACGCCGCCGTGTTCGTCATGCCGGGCGTGCCTCGCGAGATGAAGAAGATGCTGAACGAACAGGTGCTGCCGCGGCTGAAGGACCAGGGCGCGGGGAGGGTCATCCTGCACCGGTGGATCCGCACCACGGGCATCGGCGAATCGAATCTCTCCCAGATCATCGGCGATGTCATCGAAGCGGCCGAGGACGTCAAGATCGCCTCCCTGCCCCAGGAGTCCGGGGTAAACCTGCGGCTTACGGCCGAGGGCCGCACCGGGGAGGAAGCCCGGCGGCGCATCGAAGCCGTCGAAACAAGGATGATCGACCGGGCCGGCGAGCATATCTACGGCGTGGACGACGATACCCTCGAAGAGGTGGTGGGACGCCTGCTCCGGGAGGCGGACGCGACCGTGGCGATCGCCGAATCCTGCACCGGCGGCCTCGTGTCCTCCCGCATGACCGACGTGCCGGGCAGTTCCGACTACCTGCTGGAAGGGGTCGTGTCCTACAGCAACGCCGCGAAAATGGCGCGCCTGGAAGTACCGGTGAGCACGATCGATCGCCACGGCGCGGTGAGCGAGGAAACCGCGGCAGCCATGGCCCAGGGCATCCGGCATACCAGCGGCGCCACCTACGGACTGTCCACTACCGGCGTCGCCGGGCCCGGAGGCGGGACGCCCGAGAAGCCGGTGGGACTGGTCTACCTGGGTCTCGCCTCGGCGGACGGTGTCGAGACGCGAAAACTCATGCTGGGGCCGGACCGGCAGGTCAACAAGACCCGGGCCGCGCTGGCCGCCCTGAACCTGCTGCGGCAGGCACTCACCCACGCGTCCGGCACGAACCGGGTCCCCGGGATCCTCAACCCACAGGTCACGTAG
- a CDS encoding gamma carbonic anhydrase family protein, whose translation MTSNQYVHHAPRIHPSVFVAESADLIGAVDIGKDASVWFQVVIRADDEPVTIGEGTNVQDGSVLHIDAGMPTELGKGVTVGHRAIVHGAVVEDHVLISMGAVILSGARIGRHSIIGAGALVLENTEVPPGSLVVGVPGRVIRSVTDEQIERIHRTAEGYVERGRIYLERRVHDAF comes from the coding sequence ATGACTTCCAACCAGTACGTCCACCACGCTCCCCGCATCCATCCGTCCGTCTTCGTGGCAGAAAGCGCCGACCTGATCGGCGCCGTCGACATCGGCAAGGACGCGAGCGTCTGGTTCCAGGTGGTGATCCGGGCGGACGACGAGCCCGTAACCATCGGCGAGGGAACTAACGTGCAGGACGGCAGCGTCCTCCACATCGACGCCGGCATGCCCACCGAACTGGGCAAGGGCGTAACCGTGGGGCACCGCGCCATCGTCCACGGCGCGGTGGTGGAGGACCACGTGCTGATTTCCATGGGCGCCGTGATCCTCAGCGGCGCGCGGATCGGCAGGCACAGCATCATCGGCGCCGGCGCACTGGTGCTCGAAAACACGGAAGTACCTCCGGGCTCCCTGGTCGTAGGCGTTCCCGGACGTGTGATACGTTCCGTCACGGACGAGCAGATCGAACGCATACACCGGACCGCGGAAGGATACGTCGAACGGGGAAGAATCTATCTGGAACGGCGGGTTCACGACGCTTTCTGA
- the tadA gene encoding tRNA adenosine(34) deaminase TadA, which produces MRTNEGEHEEWLRLALEEARSAGAAGDVPVGAVIVHDGVIIGRGQNRVERLRDPTAHAEMLAIREASSTQGYERLAGATLYVTLEPCAMCAGAIVLARLDEIVYGADDPKTGACGSLRDIVRDTRLNHQVAVTRGVLAETCSGLLKEFFRAKRGAGDTVDEPRLPERCESG; this is translated from the coding sequence ATGAGAACGAACGAGGGCGAACACGAAGAATGGCTCAGGCTGGCGCTGGAAGAAGCCCGGTCGGCGGGAGCCGCCGGTGATGTGCCCGTCGGAGCCGTGATCGTTCACGATGGCGTGATCATCGGCCGGGGCCAGAATCGCGTGGAACGGTTGCGCGATCCCACGGCTCATGCCGAGATGCTCGCGATCCGGGAAGCCAGTTCAACGCAGGGCTATGAACGGCTGGCCGGTGCCACGCTCTACGTTACGCTGGAACCCTGCGCCATGTGCGCGGGCGCGATCGTACTGGCTCGACTGGACGAAATCGTGTACGGGGCAGACGATCCCAAGACCGGGGCCTGTGGGTCCCTGCGCGATATCGTGCGGGACACCCGGTTGAATCACCAGGTGGCTGTAACGCGAGGGGTGCTGGCGGAAACCTGTTCAGGGCTGTTGAAAGAATTCTTCAGGGCGAAAAGGGGAGCGGGCGATACAGTTGACGAACCGAGGTTGCCGGAGAGGTGCGAGAGTGGTTGA
- a CDS encoding YbaB/EbfC family nucleoid-associated protein has translation MAKGMSGMMKRVQRMQKKMMQIQEEMAGKRVEGTAGGGMVTAVVDGRLSVVEIRIDPAVVDADDVEMLEDLILAAVNQGQQKAQELVNQEMGQITGGLNIPGLGP, from the coding sequence ATGGCCAAGGGCATGTCGGGCATGATGAAGCGCGTCCAGCGGATGCAGAAGAAGATGATGCAGATACAGGAAGAAATGGCCGGGAAGCGGGTCGAAGGCACTGCGGGCGGCGGGATGGTTACCGCGGTGGTCGACGGCAGGCTGAGCGTCGTGGAGATCAGGATCGATCCGGCCGTGGTGGACGCCGATGACGTGGAAATGCTCGAAGATCTCATACTGGCCGCCGTCAACCAGGGCCAGCAGAAGGCGCAGGAACTGGTGAACCAGGAAATGGGCCAGATCACCGGCGGACTGAACATCCCCGGCCTGGGTCCGTAA